A region from the Drosophila ananassae strain 14024-0371.13 chromosome 2L, ASM1763931v2, whole genome shotgun sequence genome encodes:
- the LOC6505818 gene encoding uncharacterized protein LOC6505818: protein MCVAKPDAWKKSYRDKAPRIVNILLFLIIVALLVMTYSEPQLHVGLGRPPLESTPRAKEMGMMVNTSNCRIDAIDYLSPVARQFMVPMPICRCYKLPVLKAKSVRGRNYLTLTLNSTQLWQKLGIRRMSRLVCAYIIFERVDDFSNRNVARGVFGFSRRRMNAEVEAGNVTLRAMCWVDFSRLVFHDVYIFLSPAAKAEVPQKENQKPANHLSVMILGIDSISHMHYKRYFSNVMDFVDQLPHVELWGYHRIGRNSYPNLVPLLSGQSADELESAKGCYGMGKSNFDGCNLLWNEFKRAGFATMFGEDTRIGGTFTYGKRGFSRQPTDYYYRSVMVEVHQHTRYLARGPKELSCSGNRVYHHVLYDFIYLLMPHFKQRCLDTGFFAFFWQTQGVHDYFPYALQTDIQYDAILRVLHRFRVLENTLVLLLSDHGLRYGSFAKSLQGMREMSLPTMVAVYPSWLERRFPLAVANLQANAHRLVTTFDLHETIQDVINLENLSDERIRNRTRALRDDRNVSLFLPIPEERSCKSANIPYHYCQCQELMQIPWNTSSVRRVAQVAVDKINELLRPYPQCHKLKLLRVNQAYLRDLNQTITVRLETVPGRGKFDATVLVTNYSSLQGPVTRTDQYKKQSFCAEETPVEMYCYCFKV, encoded by the exons ATGTGCGTTGCCAAGCCGGATGCGTGGAAGAAGTCCTACAGAGATAAAGCGCCGAGGATTGTCAACATTCTGCTGTTTCTAATCATTGTCGCCTTGCTGGTCATGACGTATTCGGAGCCCCAGCTGCATGTGGGCTTGGGACGGCCGCCCCTGGAGTCCACGCCGAGGGCCAAAGAGATGGGCATGATGGTCAACACCTCCAATTGCCGGATTGACGCCATCGACTACCTGTCGCCCGTCGCCCGCCAGTTCATGGTGCCAATGCCCATATGCAGGTGCTACAAGCTCCCGGTCCTGAAGGCCAAGAGCGTCCGAGGCCGCAACTACTTGACCCTGACCCTCAACAGCACGCAACTCTGGCAGAAACTGGGGATCCGCAGGATGAGCAGACTCGTCTGCGCCTACATTATTTTCGAGCGCGTCGACGACTTCAGCAACCGGAACGTGGCCAGAGGCGTCTTCGGCTTTAGCCGGAGGCGGATGAACGCGGAGGTCGAGGCGGGCAACGTCACTTTGCGGGCCATGTGCTGGGTGGACTTCAGCCGCCTGGTCTTCCACGACGTGTACATCTTCCTCTCCCCGGCGGCGAAGGCAGAGGTGCCCCAGAAGGAGAATCAGAAGCCGGCCAACCACTTGTCGGTCATGATCCTGGGCATAGACTCGATCTCCCACATGCACTACAAACGATACTTCAG CAACGTGATGGACTTTGTGGACCAGCTGCCGCACGTGGAGCTCTGGGGCTACCACCGAATCGGCCGCAACTCCTACCCGAACCTGGTGCCCCTTCTGAGTGGCCAGAGCGCCGACGAACTGGAGTCCGCGAAGGGCTGCTACGGGATGGGCAAGTCCAACTTCGATGGGTGCAACCTGCTGTGGAATGAGTTCAAGAGAGCCGGCTTCGCCACAATGTTCGGCGAGGACACCCGCATCGGAGGCACCTTTACGTACGGAAAGCGGGGATTCAGCCGGCAGCCCACCGACTACTACTACCGCAGCGTCATGGTCGAGGTCCACCAGCACACCCGATACCTGGCCAGGGGGCCGAAGGAACTCTCATGCAGCGGCAACCGCGTCTACCACCACGTCCTGTACGATTTCATATACCTCCTGATGCCGCACTTCAAGCAGCGCTGCCTGGACACCGGCTTCTTTGCCTTTTTCTGGCAAACCCAGGGCGTGCACGACTACTTCCCGTACGCCCTGCAGACCGACATCCAGTATGACGCCATTCTGCGCGTTCTGCACCGATTCCGAGTCCTCGAGAACACCCTCGTCCTGCTGCTGTCCGACCACGGGCTGAGGTACGGCTCCTTCGCGAAATCCCTGCAAGGGATGCGGGAGATGTCACTGCCCACCATGGTGGCGGTCTACCCTAGCTGGCTGGAGCGCCGGTTCCCGCTGGCGGTGGCCAACCTACAGGCCAATGCCCACCGGCTGGTGACCACCTTCGACCTGCACGAGACCATCCAGGACGTGATTAACCTGGAGAACCTGAGTGACGAGCGGATTCGCAACCGAACGCGGGCTCTGCGCGACGATCGCAATGTCTCGCTCTTCCTGCCCATTCCCGAGGAGCGGAGCTGCAAGTCCGCCAACATCCCCTACCACTACTGCCAGTGCCAGGAGCTTATGCAGATTCCGTGGAACACCAGCAGCGTGCGCCGCGTGGCCCAGGTCGCCGTGGACAAAATAAACGAGTTGCTGCGCCCCTACCCGCAGTGCCACAAGCTGAAGCTGTTGAGAGTGAACCAGGCCTACCTGCGGGACCTCAACCAAACGATCACTGTCCGGCTGGAGACGGTTCCGGGACGCGGCAAGTTCGATGCCACCGTGCTCGTTACCAATTACAGTTCGCTTCAAGGACCCGTCACGCGAACCGACCAGTACAAGAAGCAGTCCTTTTGTGCCGAGGAAACCCCTGTTGAAATGTATTGCTATTGCTTCAAAGTATAG